The proteins below are encoded in one region of Panulirus ornatus isolate Po-2019 chromosome 4, ASM3632096v1, whole genome shotgun sequence:
- the LOC139764587 gene encoding uncharacterized protein: MANATNQIIFCDNLHPWLPLYFLLSLATLAESAVAVIVSLKNQTLRQKPSRAFTHSFIVSTGLFAVVSLAFNALIRMYQDTFYFTLTGCLIRILQHYLITVSMFNTACFALDRYVAICWALHYHDLLTRARCFLLCLACWVVPICLPLLQYVNEELDLCPGGRTHRKLSMSYAIVYSTGAFITCLFYILVAREFCGSRNDEIYGNSIMEDDRKTIKIKTSRSAIAVVTLYCILCLPHVLFEIIIKWADSRRPIYEWIMWIHLTHLSNRLFLLLLFPVFLWNDASNHAVLAQCFKSVWSSVARLACPSTTASVAHEHQDGSNSSFSVHSKGAGSSAHQTAPSETTSWVLAE, translated from the exons ATGGCCAATGCAACAAATCAGATTATTTTCTGTGACAACCTTCACCCGTGGCTTCCACTCTACTTCCTCCTGAGCCTCGCCACCTTAGCAGAGTCCGCCGTTGCTGTGATTGTCTCCCTCAAGAACCAGACTCTACGCCAGAAACCCTCCCGGGCTTTCACGCACTCTTTCATTGTGAGCACTGGTCTTTTCGCTGTAGTGTCGCTGGCGTTCAACGCCCTGATTCGCATGTACCAAGACACGTTTTATTTCACGCTAACTGGATGCCTGATACGGATATTGCAGCATTATCTGATCACTGTGTCTATGTTCAATACAGCCTGCTTTGCCTTGGACCGCTATGTGGCCATCTGCTGGGCCCTCCATTATCATGACTTACTGACGAGAGCCAGATGTTTCCTGCTGTGCCTCGCCTGCTGGGTGGTGCCTATCTGTCTGCCTCTCCTCCAATACGTGAACGAAGAGCTAGACTTGTGCCCCGGTGGAAGAACTCATCGCAAGTTGTCAATGTCCTATGCCATAGTGTATAGCACAGGGGCCTTTATCACTTGCCTGTTCTACATCCTGGTAGCCCGCGAATTCTGTGGCAGCAGGAATGATGAAATCTATGGAAACAGCATTATGGAGGATGACCGCAAGACGATTAAGATCAAGACATCCAGGTCCGCTATAGCTGTCGTGACTCTCTACTGCATCCTTTGCCTCCCACAC GTCTTGTTCGAGATCATAATCAAGTGGGCGGATAGTCGTCGGCCTATATATGAGTGGATAATGTGGATACACTTGACACACTTATCCAATcggctcttcctccttctcctcttccctgtcTTCCTCTGGAACGACGCCTCTAACCACGCCGTCCTCGCGCAATGCTTCAAGAGTGTGTGGTCGTCTGTGGCCCGACTTGCTTGTCCCTCCACAACAGCGTCCGTTGCGCATGAGCACCAGGATGGATCAAACAGCTCTTTCTCTGTCCACTCCAAAGGTGCTGGTAGCAGTGCGCATCAAACAGCGCCATCTGAGACTACATCATGGGTGCTGGCAGAATGA